A single window of Acetohalobium arabaticum DSM 5501 DNA harbors:
- a CDS encoding DivIVA domain-containing protein produces MDELLTPLDIYNKEFNKTFSVWAYNTKEVEEFLDLVAECYEEIYLENEELRDRIADLEERLQEYKEREETLNKTIDTVKETADKQQRTAEQRAESIIENAKQKAANIKERAKTQAELIIDKAEMKTEKMVNQTNEQLEEERRKYKNLVESKELFEAKFKSLLKTYLVMLNESDGLEELELEQLDNLEKQNIEELKDKFNSDISDELSTIKFSQDKVAAIEKDKTE; encoded by the coding sequence CCACTTGATATCTATAATAAGGAATTTAATAAGACTTTTTCTGTTTGGGCCTATAATACTAAAGAGGTAGAGGAATTTCTGGATTTGGTAGCGGAATGTTATGAAGAAATATATCTGGAGAATGAAGAATTACGGGATAGAATAGCAGATTTAGAGGAAAGGCTACAGGAGTATAAAGAGAGAGAAGAGACATTGAATAAAACAATAGATACTGTCAAGGAAACGGCTGATAAGCAGCAGCGGACAGCTGAGCAGAGAGCAGAATCAATAATTGAAAATGCTAAACAGAAGGCAGCTAATATCAAGGAACGGGCTAAAACACAGGCTGAGTTAATAATTGATAAAGCAGAGATGAAGACTGAAAAGATGGTAAATCAGACTAATGAGCAGTTAGAAGAGGAAAGAAGGAAGTATAAAAATTTAGTGGAGAGTAAAGAATTATTTGAAGCTAAATTCAAAAGCCTACTTAAAACTTATTTAGTTATGTTAAATGAAAGTGACGGTTTAGAAGAGTTAGAACTGGAACAGTTGGATAATTTAGAAAAACAGAATATCGAGGAATTAAAGGATAAATTTAACAGCGATATCAGTGATGAACTGTCTACCATAAAATTCAGTCAGGATAAGGTAGCAGCTATAGAAAAGGATAAGACAG